Proteins from a genomic interval of Rosa chinensis cultivar Old Blush chromosome 2, RchiOBHm-V2, whole genome shotgun sequence:
- the LOC112184309 gene encoding L-ascorbate oxidase homolog: MGKAVLLQLLLGALAVVLSASLVKAEDPYKYYTWTVTYGTLSPLGVPQQVILINGQFPGPRLDVVTNDNIILNLINKLDQPFLLTWNGIKQRKNSWQDGVLGTNCPIPPNSNYTYKIQAKDQIGTFTYFPSTKLHRAAGAFGGINVYSRPRIPIPYPLPESDFTLLVGDWYKSSHQALQKSLDSGKSLPFPDGLLINGQASTTFGGDQGKTYMFRVSNVGLSTSLNFRIQGHKLKLVECEGSHTQQNLYDSLDVHVGQSFSVLVTLNQPPKDYYIVASTRFTRRVLTATAVLHYSNSHTSVSGPVPAGPSFQLHWSMQQARTFRWNLTANAARPNPQGSYHYGQIVPTKTIVLANSAPLINGTLRYAFNQVSYVNPDTPLKLADYFNIPGVFTFDAIQSVPSGSSATLATPVLPASLHDFLEIVFQNNEKTMQSVHLDGYDFWAVGYGSGQWQPAKRKTYNLVDALTRHTVQVYPNSWSTILVSLDNQGMWNLRSATWERQYLGQQLYLRVWNPTQNLANEYNIPSNALMCGKAVGRHP; the protein is encoded by the exons ATGGGAAAAGCAGTCTTGCTCCAATTGCTGCTTGGTGCTTTGGCTGTTGTGTTAAGCGCTTCTTTGGTGAAAGCAGAGGACCCATATAAGTACTACACCTGGACTGTGACTTATGggactctctctcctctgggTGTTCCCCAACAG GTGATACTTATCAATGGTCAATTTCCTGGGCCTAGACTTGATGTGGTGACGAATGACAACATCATCCTCAACCTCATTAACAAGCTGGACCAGCCTTTTCTGCTAACATG GAATGGGATTAAGCAGAGGAAAAACTCATGGCAAGATGGGGTATTGGGAACCAATTGCCCCATCCCTCCAAACTCAAACTATACCTACAAGAttcaggccaaggatcagataGGTACCTTCACATATTTTCCATCAACTAAATTGCACAGAGCTGCTGGAGCGTTTGGAGGTATCAATGTCTACTCGAGACCTCGAATTCCAATCCCCTATCCACTCCCTGAGAGTGATTTCACTTTACTTGTTGGTGATTGGTACAAGTCCAGCCATCAG GCTTTGCAGAAATCTTTGGACTCAGGAAAGTCACTTCCATTCCCCGACGGTCTTCTTATAAATGGCCAGGCTAGTACTACCTTCGGTGGTGATCAAG GCAAAACATATATGTTTAGGGTATCAAATGTGGGATTGTCAACCTCATTAAACTTCAGAATTCAGGGCCATAAATTGAAGCTAGTTGAATGTGAAGGATCTCACACGCAACAGAACCTATATGACTCTCTTGACGTACATGTTGGCCAATCATTTTCCGTCCTAGTGACCTTAAATCAGCCTCCAAAGGATTACTACATTGTAGCATCCACGCGATTCACTAGGCGTGTTCTTACAGCAACTGCAGTGCTACACTACTCGAACTCTCACACTTCAGTTTCTGGACCTGTACCTGCTGGTCCTAGTTTCCAACTTCACTGGTCTATGCAGCAAGCCAGAACTTTCAG GTGGAATTTGACAGCAAATGCAGCCAGGCCTAACCCTCAGGGCTCATACCATTATGGACAGATAGTACCAACAAAGACAATTGTATTGGCCAATTCAGCACCTTTGATAAATGGAACTCTGCGTTACGCATTTAACCAAGTCTCCTACGTTAACCCTGACACCCCATTAAAGCTTGCTGATTACTTTAACATTCCTGGGGTCTTCACCTTTGATGCCATCCAATCCGTTCCCTCTGGTAGCTCTGCAACATTAGCTACACCTGTGTTGCCAGCCTCACTCCACGACTTCCTTGAAATCGTTTTCCAAAACAACGAAAAGACCATGCAATCCGTGCATTTAGATGGTTATGATTTCTGGGCTGTTGG CTATGGTTCTGGACAGTGGCAACCAGCCAAGAGAAAAACCTATAATCTAGTCGATGCTCTAACTAGACATACTGTTCAG GTTTATCCAAACTCCTGGAGTACTATATTGGTGTCACTAGACAACCAAGGAATGTGGAACTTGAGGTCAGCTACATGGGAAAGGCAGTATCTTGGGCAACAGCTCTATCTCAGGGTTTGGAATCCAACCCAAAACCTTGCTAATGAATACAACATTCCTTCAAATGCTCTTATGTGTGGAAAAGCTGTAGGACGACACCCTTAG
- the LOC112183779 gene encoding LOW QUALITY PROTEIN: reticulon-like protein B13 (The sequence of the model RefSeq protein was modified relative to this genomic sequence to represent the inferred CDS: inserted 1 base in 1 codon), with protein sequence MSETDQTYQSPLPSSDTVSDIFLWKKKKQSVLVLSIATAIWVLLKVYRFNFLTVISWAAMFIVTSLFVWGNMLRFFNKEPPNLYGMLEVTEETALGTANTIRAWIEEGIRWMFRVAAEREWFVFAGTATGXWLLSRVGRYFDLLTVLYTVFVEMVILYTPSKSKKLAKCPCGMEYGVVMGMTIPVIYARYKENLKRSEEWVKAQARRYYDMVDEKVVKNIKNKVTVTKENYKDKKVE encoded by the exons ATGTCTGAAACAGATCAAACATACCAATCGCCCCTGCCCAGTTCAG ATACTGTAAGTGATATATTcctatggaagaagaagaaacagagtgTTCTTGTTCTTTCGATAGCAACAGCAATATGGGTTTTGCTCAAAGTCTATCGTTTCAACTTCCTGACTGTAATTTCATGGGCGGCGATGTTTATTGTTACTTCTTTGTTCGTTTGGGGCAACATGCTTAGGTTCTTTAACAA agaacctccaaatttgtaTGGAATGTTGGAGGTAACTGAGGAGACGGCTTTGGGGACTGCGAATACCATTCGAGCATGGATTGAAGAAGGAATTCGATGGATGTTTCGTGTGGCCGCGGAGAGAGAGTGGTTTGTATTTGCCGGGACTGCCACAG TATGGTTACTCTCTCGTGTAGGGAGATACTTTGATCTGCTCACCGTTCTTTATACAG TGTTTGTAGAAATGGTGATCCTATATACTCCTTCAAAATCCAAGAAGCTGGCTAAATGTCCTTGTGGCATGGAATATG GCGTGGTTATGGGCATGACTATTCCTGTGATATATGCGAGGTACAAGGAAAATCTCAAGAGGAGTGAGGAGTGGGTGAAGGCACAGGCAAGAAGGTACTATGACATGGTGGATGAAAAGGTAGTCAAGAATATAAAGAACAAGGTGACGGTCACCAAAGAGAATTATAAGGACAAGAAGGTAGAGTAG
- the LOC112189779 gene encoding L-ascorbate oxidase homolog, translating into MRPTSFLLFFLGTFVGLSAFCIINAEDPYRYFTWTVTYGSVSPLGVPRQAILINGQFPGPTIEAVTNDNIIVDVINKLDEPFLITWNGIKQRKSTWEDGVLGTNCPIPPNTSWRYKFQTKDQIGTFSYFPSTKLHRAAGGFGGFNVAHRSVIAVPYPIPAEEFTVLVGDWYNTNHKVLQQNLDSGNPLPLPDGLLINGLHRSAIFTGQEGKTYKFRISNVGIATSINFRIQGHTMTLVEVEGANTLQEVYDSLDVHPGQSVAVLVTLHGSVKDYFIVASTRFTKPILTTTGILRYAGSSIKAAGPLPIGPTYHIHWSMKQARTIRLNLTANAARPNPQGSFHYGTIKVVRTLVLANSATKIGGKLRYAVNKISYVDPETPLKLADWFNIPGVFNFNTIKDTPTPGPASFGASVIGTTLHDFVEIVFQNTEPTLQSWHLDGYSFYIVGYGSKNWTPDMRRRYNLADAVPRHTVQVYPFGWSAVMVSLDNKGMWNLRSAIWSRRYLGQQLYIRVWNDEQSFFTENDIPQNALFCGKAHH; encoded by the exons ATGAGGCCAACCTCTTTCctgcttttttttcttggaaCATTCGTTGGCTTGAGTGCTTTCTGCATCATCAATGCAGAAGACCCTTACAGATATTTTACATGGACAGTTACATACGGATCAGTTTCTCCATTGGGTGTTCCTCGACAG GCTATCCTTATTAATGGTCAATTTCCTGGTCCAACAATTGAGGCTGTGACTAATGACAACATAATCGTTGATGTCATTAATAAGTTGGATGAACCTTTCCTCATTACATG GAATGGAATTAAACAGAGGAAGTCCACATGGGAAGATGGAGTTCTCGGAACCAATTGCCCGATTCCTCCAAACACAAGCTGGAGATACAAGTTTCAAACAAAAGATCAGATTGGAACCTTCAGTTACTTTCCTTCAACGAAACTTCATAGAGCTGCTGGTGGTTTTGGTGGTTTCAATGTGGCACACAGGTCTGTGATAGCTGTCCCATATCCCATACCCGCTGAAGAGTTTACCGTGCTTGTTGGTGATTGGTACAACACTAACCACAAG GTATTGCAACAAAACTTGGACTCTGGcaatcctcttcctcttcctgatGGTCTTCTTATAAATGGGCTTCATAGGTCTGCAATCTTCACTGGTCAAGAAG GAAAGACCTACAAATTCAGGATATCAAATGTGGGAATAGCAACTTCAATCAACTTTAGGATTCAGGGTCATACAATGACGCTTGTTGAAGTTGAAGGAGCTAATACCTTGCAAGAGGTGTATGATTCACTTGACGTTCATCCAGGCCAATCTGTAGCTGTTTTGGTCACCTTACACGGTTCAGTTAAGGACTATTTCATTGTGGCCTCTACCCGATTCACAAAGCCCATTCTCACAACCACTGGAATTCTTCGATATGCTGGTTCTAGCATCAAGGCTGCAGGGCCATTGCCTATTGGTCCAACCTATCACATTCACTGGTCTATGAAGCAAGCCAGGACAATCAG ATTGAATTTGACAGCAAATGCAGCCAGGCCTAACCCTCAGGGCTCATTCCATTATGGTACCATTAAAGTAGTGAGGACACTTGTTTTAGCCAATTCTGCTACTAAGATCGGTGGCAAGCTTCGCTATGCTGTAAACAAGATATCCTATGTTGATCCAGAGACCCCCTTGAAGCTGGCTGACTGGTTTAACATCCCTGGAGTATTTAACTTCAACACAATCAAGGACACACCTACTCCAGGCCCTGCAAGTTTTGGTGCCTCGGTCATAGGAACCACACTCCATGACTTCGTCGAAATCGTATTCCAGAACACCGAACCCACACTTCAATCTTGGCATCTTGATGGATATAGCTTCTACATTGTTGG ATATGGTTCTAAAAATTGGACCCCAGATATGAGGAGACGCTACAATTTGGCAGACGCTGTACCAAGACACACAGTTCAG GTATATCCATTTGGTTGGAGTGCTGTGATGGTGTCTTTGGACAACAAGGGTATGTGGAACTTGAGGTCTGCAATCTGGTCAAGAAGGTACTTGGGTCAGCAATTGTATATCAGAGTTTGGAACGATGAGCAAAGCTTCTTCACTGAGAATGATATCCCTCAAAATGCATTATTTTGTGGCAAGGCCCATCACTGA